A single genomic interval of Cervus elaphus chromosome 19, mCerEla1.1, whole genome shotgun sequence harbors:
- the POLR2H gene encoding DNA-directed RNA polymerases I, II, and III subunit RPABC3, with amino-acid sequence MAGILFEDIFDVKDIDPEGKKFDRVSRLHCESESFKMDLILDVNIQIYPVDLGDKFRLVIASTLYEDGTLDDGEYNPTDDRPSRADQFEYVMYGKVYRIEGDETSTEAATRLSAYVSYGGLLMRLQGDANNLHGFEVDSRVYLLMKKLAF; translated from the exons ATGGCGGGCATCCTGTTTGAGGATATTTTTGATGTAAAAGACATTGACCCGGAAGGCAAAAAGTTTGACCGAG TGTCTCGGCTGCATTGTGAGAGTGAATCTTTCAAGATGGACCTCATCCTTGATGTAAACATTCAGATTTACCCTGTAGACTTGG GTGACAAGTTCCGGTTGGTCATAGCCAGTACCTTATATGAAGATGGTACTCTGGATGATGGTGAATACAACCCCACAGATGATAGGCCTTCCAG GGCTGACCAATTTGAGTATGTCATGTATGGGAAGGTGTACAGGATTGAGGGAGACGAAACTTCTACTGAAGCAGCAACACGCCT CTCTGCCTACGTGTCCTATGGGGGCCTGCTCATGAGGCTGCAGGGTGATGCCAACAACCTGCATGGATTTGAAGTGGACTCCAGAGTGTATCTGCTCATGAAGAAACTTGCCTTCTGA
- the THPO gene encoding thrombopoietin — MELTELLLVVILLLTARLTLSSPAPPACDPRLLNKLLRDSHVLHSRLSQCPDINPLSTPVLLPAVDFSLGEWKTQREQTKAQDVLGTTTLLLEAVMAARGQLGPTCLSSLLVQLSGQVRLLLGALQGLLGTQLPPQGRTTAHKDPSAIFLSFQQLLRGKVRFLLLVVGPTLCAKWTPPATAVPGSISPLLTLNKLPNRTSGLLETNSSVSARTTGFGLPNRLQGFRAKIPGLLNQTSRSLGQIPGHLNGTQGPLSGIHGLFPGPSPRALGTPDIPLGTSDMGSRPPYLQPGDSPSPAHPPPGQYTLFSPSPTSPIPMVQLQSLLPDPSAITPNSSSSLLVAARSHFQNLSQEE; from the exons ATGGAGCTGACTG AATTGCTCCTCGTGGTCATCCTTCTCCTAACTGCAAGACTAACTCTGTCCAGCCCGGCTCCTCCTGCCTGTGACCCCCGACTCCTAAATAAACTGCTTCGTGACTCCCATGTCCTTCACAGCAGACTG AGCCAGTGTCCAGACATTAACCCTTTGTCCACACCTGTCCTTCTGCCTGCTGTGGACTTCAGCTTGGGAGAATGGAAAACCCAGAGG GAGCAGACCAAGGCACAGGACGTTCTGGGAACCACGACCCTTCTGCTGGAGGCAGTGATGGCAGCGCGGGGACAGCTGGGCCCCACTTGCCTCTCATCCCTCCTGGTGCAGCTTTCTGGGCAGGTCCGCCTCCTCCTTGGGGCCCTGCAGGGCCTCCTAGGAACCCAG CTTCCTCCACAGGGCAGGACCACAGCTCACAAGGATCCCAGTGCCATCTTCCTGAGCTTCCAACAGCTGCTCCGAGGAAAGGTGCGCTTCCTGCTGCTTGTAGTAGGGCCCACCCTCTGTGCCAAGTGGACCCCACCCGCCACAGCTGTCCCGGGCAGCATCTCTCCATTGCTCACACTGAACAAGCTCCCAAACAGGACTTCTGGATTGTTGGAGACCAACTCCAGTGTCTCAGCCAGAACTACTGGCTTTGGACTTCCGAACAGGCTGCAAGGATTCAGAGCCAAGATTCCTGGTCTGCTGAACCAAACCTCCAGGTCCTTAGGCCAAATCCCTGGACACCTGAATGGGACACAAGGACCCTTAAGTGGAATTCACGGACTCTTTCCTGGGCCCTCACCCAGGGCCCTAGGAACCCCAGATATTCCTCTGGGAACTTCAGACATGGGCTCCCGGCCACCCTACCTCCAGCCTGGAGATTCTCCTTCCCCAGCCCATCCTCCCCCTGGACAATACACACTCTTCTCTCCTTCGCCCACCTCACCCATCCCCATGGTCCAGCTCCAATCCCTGCTTCCTGACCCCTCAGCCATCACACCCAACTCTTCTAGTTCTCTTCTAGTTGCAGCCCGCTCTCACTTCCAGAATCTGTCTCAGGAAGAGTAA